A portion of the Vicinamibacteria bacterium genome contains these proteins:
- the gcvH gene encoding glycine cleavage system protein GcvH, with amino-acid sequence MYPPDRRYSKDHEWVRVQGERGTIGITDYAQNQLGDVVFLELPEVGRKLQPGEVFGTVESVKAVSELFAPLAGEVLEVNSALVDKPEAINQDPHGAAWMLVVKITDASALQDLMDAPSYQAFVEREAKQ; translated from the coding sequence ATGTATCCGCCAGATCGCCGTTACTCGAAGGATCACGAGTGGGTCCGGGTCCAGGGCGAGCGGGGCACCATCGGCATCACCGACTATGCCCAGAACCAGTTGGGGGATGTGGTGTTCCTGGAGCTGCCCGAGGTCGGCCGCAAGCTGCAGCCGGGCGAGGTGTTCGGCACCGTGGAATCCGTCAAGGCCGTGTCCGAGCTGTTCGCGCCCCTGGCGGGGGAGGTGCTGGAGGTGAACTCCGCCCTCGTCGACAAGCCCGAGGCCATCAACCAGGACCCCCACGGCGCGGCCTGGATGCTGGTCGTGAAGATCACCGACGCGAGCGCCCTCCAGGACCTGATGGATGCCCCAAGCTACCAGGCCTTCGTGGAGCGCGAGGCGAAGCAGTAG
- the gcvT gene encoding glycine cleavage system aminomethyltransferase GcvT, which translates to MATATDLLHKTPLNAVHRESGAKMVPFGGWDMPLEYSGLIAEHLAVRRAAGLFDVSHMGEFEVAGEGALSFLQRVTANNVARLVVGQAQYSALPLPNGAPVDDVIVYRRASDRYLLVVNAGNIDKDWSWLQSQAPEGCTLENRSQDYALLALQGPAAAEILQGSTGLDLPGIAYYHFAEGDVAGHPVILSRTGYTGEDGFEIFVAAERAEALWRRLIESGKDKGLVPAGLGARDTLRLEARMCLYGNDMDETTTLIEAGLGWIVSLEGAKGDFNGRAVLEAQKKNGPPRKLVGFEVVGRGIARHGYPISLGEAEVGAVTSGSFAPFLQKSIGLCYLPAASSAVGTDLQVDIRGRPVPARVVPTPFYKRGR; encoded by the coding sequence TTGGCAACCGCTACGGACCTGCTGCACAAGACGCCGCTGAACGCTGTTCACCGGGAGAGCGGGGCCAAAATGGTTCCCTTCGGGGGATGGGACATGCCCCTGGAGTATTCGGGGCTCATCGCCGAGCATTTGGCCGTGCGCCGGGCGGCCGGCCTCTTCGACGTATCCCACATGGGCGAGTTCGAGGTGGCCGGCGAGGGGGCGCTCTCCTTCCTGCAGCGGGTCACCGCGAACAATGTGGCCCGGCTGGTGGTCGGCCAGGCTCAATACTCGGCCCTGCCCCTGCCGAACGGGGCGCCGGTAGACGATGTGATCGTCTACCGACGCGCTTCCGACCGCTACCTGCTGGTGGTTAACGCGGGCAACATCGACAAGGACTGGTCCTGGTTGCAGTCGCAGGCTCCGGAAGGCTGCACCCTCGAGAACCGTAGCCAGGACTACGCGCTCCTCGCCCTGCAGGGTCCGGCGGCGGCCGAGATCCTCCAGGGTTCGACCGGCTTGGACCTGCCCGGCATCGCCTACTATCACTTCGCGGAGGGGGACGTGGCCGGCCATCCGGTCATCCTGTCCCGGACCGGCTACACGGGGGAGGATGGCTTCGAGATCTTCGTGGCCGCGGAGCGGGCGGAGGCGCTCTGGCGGCGCTTGATCGAGAGCGGGAAGGACAAGGGCCTGGTGCCGGCGGGTCTGGGGGCTCGGGACACGCTCCGCCTCGAGGCCCGGATGTGTCTTTACGGAAACGACATGGACGAGACGACCACCCTCATCGAGGCCGGGCTGGGCTGGATCGTTTCCTTGGAGGGTGCCAAGGGCGATTTCAACGGTCGGGCCGTCCTCGAAGCCCAGAAGAAGAACGGACCCCCGCGGAAGCTCGTGGGCTTCGAGGTGGTGGGGCGGGGTATCGCCCGCCACGGCTATCCGATCTCCCTGGGCGAGGCGGAGGTGGGCGCCGTGACCTCGGGCTCCTTCGCCCCCTTCCTCCAGAAGAGCATCGGTCTGTGCTACCTACCCGCGGCCAGCTCCGCGGTGGGGACCGATCTCCAGGTGGACATCCGCGGCCGGCCCGTCCCCGCCCGCGTGGTTCCCACGCCGTTTTACAAGAGGGGTCGCTAA
- a CDS encoding ATPase, T2SS/T4P/T4SS family: MPSVETYLVTCWNCLGEFDSLSAVWCSHDPKKPTKLCPFCFQCFCDASEEYKQDFWTHAPSRLIEEVQTLTRSQDRLGDILIRAKKITTPQLLDALVQQKTTGQRLGELLVERGVVTNEDIEIALKTQGVSPLTDTRGVAYVTSPVWDQSEPEAIIQYLLGLAARKGASDVQIEPKEDMIAVRYRIDGLYFRVDPIPKRFQGTLTQKLFETFGLDPGAAGQPGTGRLTARLGETEYDLVAQVTPSPLGVSATIKLVNRATFIKDFTTLGMEIEDRALLIEVLQGTFGLVLVTSPPFNGANTSSYAIMNFLVQGQKEVLSLEAPVHWKIEGARQVEVEHSPRGLRMEETVRSLMATRPNVLMLSAVPDRATALLAAQLASDLLVVATLPAQSAGQALAAFLQAGVAPSLLASSLATVLCQRLVRTICPICRQPAEPPAPQTLAQQGIDPEEAAAFRFFRGRGCPTCHTVGYRGRQAVFEVLPAAPEIRAAVQAGGSGSDLETAAVATGMRTIREQCLDLVRQGVTTFDEFTRLRL, from the coding sequence ATGCCGAGTGTCGAAACCTATCTCGTCACCTGCTGGAACTGCCTGGGCGAGTTCGACTCGCTCTCGGCGGTTTGGTGCTCCCACGATCCCAAGAAGCCCACCAAGCTCTGCCCCTTCTGCTTCCAATGCTTCTGCGATGCCAGCGAGGAATACAAGCAGGACTTCTGGACGCACGCCCCCTCCAGGCTGATCGAGGAGGTGCAGACTCTGACCCGGAGCCAGGACCGGCTGGGAGACATCCTCATCCGCGCGAAGAAGATCACGACCCCACAGCTCCTGGATGCGCTGGTTCAGCAGAAGACGACCGGTCAGCGCCTGGGAGAGCTGCTCGTGGAGCGGGGCGTGGTGACGAACGAGGACATCGAGATCGCCCTCAAGACCCAGGGCGTGAGCCCCCTCACGGACACGCGGGGGGTCGCCTACGTGACCAGCCCGGTCTGGGACCAAAGCGAGCCGGAGGCCATCATCCAGTACCTCTTGGGATTGGCGGCGCGCAAGGGCGCCTCGGACGTCCAAATCGAGCCCAAGGAGGACATGATCGCGGTCCGATACCGCATCGACGGGCTCTACTTCCGGGTGGATCCCATCCCCAAGCGCTTCCAAGGAACCCTCACCCAGAAGCTCTTCGAGACCTTCGGCCTCGACCCGGGGGCGGCGGGGCAGCCGGGCACGGGCCGCCTCACGGCCCGTCTGGGCGAGACCGAATACGACCTCGTGGCCCAGGTCACGCCCTCGCCCCTGGGCGTGAGCGCCACCATCAAGCTCGTCAACCGCGCCACTTTCATCAAGGACTTCACCACCCTGGGCATGGAAATCGAGGACCGGGCGCTGCTGATCGAGGTGCTGCAGGGTACCTTCGGCCTCGTGCTCGTCACCTCCCCCCCCTTCAACGGGGCCAACACCTCCTCTTACGCGATCATGAACTTCCTGGTCCAGGGGCAGAAGGAGGTGCTGTCCCTGGAGGCGCCGGTGCACTGGAAGATAGAAGGAGCGCGTCAGGTGGAGGTCGAGCACTCCCCCCGGGGCTTGCGAATGGAGGAAACGGTCCGCTCGCTGATGGCGACGCGCCCGAACGTGCTCATGCTCTCCGCGGTCCCCGACCGGGCCACCGCGCTCCTCGCCGCGCAGCTCGCCTCCGACCTGCTGGTGGTGGCGACCCTGCCCGCCCAGAGCGCGGGGCAGGCGCTCGCGGCCTTCCTGCAGGCGGGCGTAGCTCCCTCGCTTCTGGCCAGCTCCCTGGCCACGGTCCTCTGCCAGCGCCTCGTGCGGACCATATGCCCCATCTGCCGGCAGCCCGCGGAGCCTCCTGCCCCCCAGACCCTCGCCCAGCAAGGCATCGACCCGGAGGAGGCGGCCGCGTTCCGTTTCTTCCGCGGCCGGGGTTGTCCCACCTGTCACACCGTGGGCTACCGCGGGCGCCAGGCCGTGTTCGAGGTGCTTCCCGCCGCCCCCGAAATAAGGGCCGCCGTGCAGGCCGGCGGCTCCGGCTCCGACCTGGAGACGGCGGCGGTAGCCACCGGCATGCGGACGATCCGCGAGCAGTGCCTGGATCTCGTGCGCCAGGGCGTCACCACCTTCGACGAGTTCACGCGCCTCCGGCTCTGA
- the cmk gene encoding (d)CMP kinase gives MRPRGPVLAIDGPSGAGKSTAGRALAARLGYLYIDTGAMYRALALKALRARVPLDEEEALAGLCRASRIELAEGGKVLLDGKEVTADIRAPEVSGAASRVSVHPSVRREMVARQRELGRDGGAVLDGRDIGTVVFPDAEVKFYLDADPALRARRRHAELARAGVAVPLEAVEREVRERDHIDTHRPVSPLATAKDAIYLDTSRLSPEEVVEEMLARFPSRP, from the coding sequence TTGAGACCGCGCGGCCCCGTCCTCGCCATCGACGGACCCTCGGGGGCGGGCAAATCGACCGCCGGCCGCGCCTTGGCCGCGCGCCTGGGCTACCTGTACATCGACACCGGAGCCATGTACCGGGCCCTGGCCCTGAAGGCGCTGCGCGCGCGCGTGCCCTTGGACGAGGAAGAGGCGCTGGCCGGCCTCTGCCGGGCCAGCCGCATCGAGCTCGCGGAGGGCGGGAAGGTGCTCCTGGACGGGAAGGAAGTGACCGCGGACATCCGGGCCCCGGAGGTCAGCGGCGCCGCCTCCCGGGTCTCGGTGCATCCCTCGGTGCGACGGGAGATGGTGGCGCGCCAGCGGGAGCTGGGCCGCGACGGCGGCGCCGTGCTGGACGGCCGCGACATCGGCACCGTCGTTTTCCCCGACGCGGAGGTCAAGTTCTATCTGGACGCCGATCCCGCCCTGCGGGCCCGCCGCCGGCACGCGGAGCTGGCCCGCGCCGGGGTGGCCGTGCCCCTGGAGGCGGTGGAGCGCGAGGTGCGGGAGCGCGACCACATCGACACCCACCGGCCCGTATCGCCCCTGGCCACCGCCAAAGACGCCATCTACCTCGACACCTCGCGCCTCTCTCCGGAGGAGGTGGTCGAGGAGATGCTGGCCCGGTTCCCTTCCCGTCCCTAG
- a CDS encoding pseudouridine synthase, whose product MEERLQKILSRAGIASRRGAETVMSQGRVTVNGTAATRLGTKADITRDDIRVDGVRLRPPPGPVYLILNKPRGVVTTRHDPEGRTTVMELVPAVQGLFPVGRLDVTTEGLLLLTNDGAFAERVAHPRYEVPRVYQAKVRGVPDARALGALRTGVRVEGERLHVDRVRVLEADKHAWLELTLHEGKQHEVRRLLEAVGHPVSKLRRVAFGSLTTRGLEPGEFRHLTPQEVKTLRRVGASGGGRARPSATAPPRRRASRQ is encoded by the coding sequence GTGGAGGAGCGTCTGCAGAAGATCCTCTCCCGCGCGGGGATCGCCTCGCGGCGGGGAGCGGAAACGGTCATGAGCCAGGGCCGCGTCACCGTGAACGGGACCGCGGCGACCCGGCTCGGCACTAAGGCGGACATCACGCGCGACGACATCCGCGTGGACGGCGTGCGCCTCCGCCCGCCGCCGGGGCCCGTCTACCTCATCCTCAACAAGCCCAGGGGGGTGGTCACCACCCGCCACGACCCCGAGGGACGCACGACGGTCATGGAGCTGGTGCCCGCGGTGCAGGGCCTGTTCCCGGTCGGACGCTTGGACGTGACCACGGAAGGCCTGCTCCTTCTCACCAACGACGGCGCCTTCGCGGAGCGGGTGGCCCACCCGCGCTACGAGGTGCCCCGGGTCTACCAGGCCAAGGTGCGGGGCGTGCCCGACGCTCGGGCTTTAGGCGCGCTGCGCACGGGGGTTCGCGTGGAAGGCGAACGCCTGCACGTGGACCGGGTCCGGGTGCTCGAAGCCGACAAGCATGCCTGGCTGGAGCTCACCCTGCACGAGGGCAAACAACACGAGGTCCGGCGGCTGCTGGAGGCGGTAGGCCACCCTGTCTCCAAGCTGCGGCGGGTAGCGTTCGGTTCCCTTACCACGCGAGGGCTCGAGCCCGGGGAGTTCCGGCACCTCACTCCGCAGGAGGTGAAGACCCTGCGCCGAGTCGGCGCCTCCGGCGGGGGCCGAGCCCGCCCTTCGGCCACCGCCCCTCCCCGCCGCCGGGCGAGCCGGCAGTGA
- the scpB gene encoding SMC-Scp complex subunit ScpB — MKENEDENDKGAGPEPEEAPVLPAAEVRAVLEALIFASPQPLTPREITEVMGGVPREAWQAALEELRRDYARDGRGLQLLEIAGGWQITTRPEYNDWVRELLDPKAPTRLSIQALETLAVVAYKQPVTLPEIIELRGVKSGGVIKTLLEKRLIRILGRKEVVGRPILYGTTKQFLLHFGLKDLGDLPRIEEFAEVLGEEVDVAGLKRAIEAPRPVEIPLAEGEAGASDSDASLESETPDDKP; from the coding sequence GTGAAAGAGAACGAGGACGAGAACGACAAAGGCGCGGGCCCCGAGCCCGAGGAGGCCCCGGTCCTTCCCGCCGCGGAGGTGCGGGCGGTCCTCGAGGCCCTGATCTTCGCCTCTCCCCAGCCCCTCACCCCCCGCGAGATCACGGAGGTCATGGGGGGGGTGCCTCGGGAGGCCTGGCAGGCCGCGCTCGAGGAGCTGCGCCGAGACTACGCCCGGGACGGGCGGGGCCTCCAGCTTCTGGAGATCGCCGGTGGCTGGCAGATCACGACCCGGCCCGAGTACAACGACTGGGTGCGCGAGCTGCTCGACCCCAAGGCCCCGACCCGCCTATCCATCCAGGCCCTGGAGACACTCGCGGTCGTGGCCTACAAGCAGCCGGTCACGCTCCCCGAGATCATCGAGCTGAGGGGGGTCAAGTCCGGGGGAGTGATCAAGACCCTGCTCGAGAAGAGACTGATTCGGATCCTGGGGCGCAAAGAGGTGGTGGGCCGCCCCATCCTCTATGGCACCACCAAGCAGTTCCTGCTCCACTTCGGCCTCAAGGATCTGGGTGATCTCCCCCGGATCGAGGAGTTTGCCGAGGTCCTCGGGGAGGAGGTGGACGTGGCCGGGCTCAAGCGTGCGATCGAGGCTCCGCGGCCGGTGGAGATTCCCCTTGCGGAGGGGGAGGCCGGCGCCTCGGACAGCGACGCATCGCTCGAGTCCGAAACACCCGACGACAAGCCTTAA
- a CDS encoding segregation/condensation protein A, producing the protein MSDERENREPPLLPPEGVESVLPADAPRIQLPVFEGPLDLLLYLIRRDRIDIHDIPIAPITRQYVEYLDLMKELNLDVAGEFMVMAATLIHIKSKMLVPVDPTEAQGEEETEDPRAELVRRLLEFQRYKEAAGVLHQQAQIRAATWTRPDGVVPRFDDAGEEMLEAGLFDLITAFREVLERRKTLLAHEVEPEGKTVEQRMEELLSLLGAGESLEFGGLFAAQETKRDMILTFLALLELIRLKQVKVYQRGLFGPIRVFRPLGPENGAPRPVA; encoded by the coding sequence GTGAGCGACGAGCGGGAAAACCGGGAGCCCCCCCTCCTCCCCCCGGAGGGGGTGGAGTCGGTCCTCCCCGCGGACGCCCCCCGCATTCAGCTCCCCGTCTTCGAGGGGCCGTTGGACCTGCTGCTCTACCTGATCCGGCGGGACCGCATCGACATCCACGACATTCCCATCGCGCCCATCACCCGCCAGTACGTGGAGTACCTGGACCTCATGAAGGAGCTGAACCTGGACGTGGCAGGGGAGTTCATGGTGATGGCGGCCACCCTCATCCACATCAAGTCCAAGATGCTGGTCCCCGTCGATCCCACGGAGGCGCAGGGTGAGGAGGAGACCGAAGACCCCCGCGCGGAGCTGGTGCGGCGCCTGCTGGAGTTCCAGCGCTACAAGGAGGCGGCGGGGGTCCTCCACCAGCAGGCCCAGATCCGGGCCGCGACCTGGACCCGTCCCGACGGGGTGGTCCCCCGGTTCGACGACGCCGGGGAGGAGATGCTGGAGGCCGGGCTCTTCGACCTCATCACCGCCTTCCGGGAGGTGCTGGAGAGACGCAAGACCCTCCTCGCCCACGAGGTGGAGCCCGAGGGCAAGACGGTCGAGCAGCGGATGGAGGAGCTGCTATCCCTGCTTGGGGCGGGCGAGTCCCTGGAGTTCGGGGGACTGTTCGCGGCGCAGGAAACCAAGCGGGACATGATCTTGACTTTCCTCGCTCTCTTGGAGCTGATCCGGCTCAAGCAGGTGAAGGTCTACCAGCGCGGCCTCTTCGGGCCCATCCGCGTGTTCCGGCCCCTGGGACCGGAGAACGGCGCCCCGCGCCCGGTAGCCTAG
- the trpS gene encoding tryptophan--tRNA ligase, with the protein MPRPRILSGMRPTGPLHLGNLMGALENWVRLQDEYECFFPIVDWHSLTTDYADTRGIRGNVLEVATDWLAAGLDPARSVLFIQSAVPEHAELHLLLSMVTPVAWLERVPSYKEQQQQLQDRDLSTYGFLGYPVLQTADIIIYKADAVPVGEDQAPHLELSREIVRRFNHLYGPVFPEPKTLLTKTARIPGTDGRKMSKSYANAIYLQDAPEVVREKLRTMVTDPARKRRTDPGNPDVCPVFDLHRAFSPPESQDWAAAGCRSAGIGCLDCKARLANHLLERLSPIHARRPEFAAHPERVWDILHEGSKRARSVAEATLAEVRSAMKIDYQRPPR; encoded by the coding sequence ATGCCCCGGCCCCGCATCCTTTCCGGCATGCGCCCCACCGGCCCCCTCCACCTGGGGAATTTGATGGGGGCGCTCGAGAACTGGGTGCGCCTCCAGGACGAGTATGAGTGCTTCTTCCCCATCGTGGACTGGCACTCGCTCACCACCGACTACGCCGACACCCGGGGCATCCGCGGGAACGTCCTCGAGGTAGCCACGGACTGGCTGGCGGCCGGCCTCGACCCCGCCCGCTCCGTCCTCTTCATTCAGAGCGCCGTGCCCGAGCACGCGGAGCTGCATCTCCTGCTTTCCATGGTGACGCCCGTGGCCTGGCTGGAGCGCGTTCCCTCCTACAAGGAGCAGCAGCAGCAGCTCCAGGACAGGGACCTCTCGACCTACGGCTTCCTCGGCTACCCCGTCCTGCAGACGGCCGACATCATCATCTACAAGGCGGACGCGGTGCCGGTGGGGGAAGACCAGGCTCCCCACCTCGAGCTGAGCCGGGAGATCGTGCGCCGCTTCAACCACCTCTACGGGCCGGTTTTTCCGGAGCCGAAAACCCTGCTCACCAAGACGGCCCGCATCCCGGGCACGGATGGACGCAAGATGTCGAAGTCCTACGCCAACGCGATCTACCTGCAGGATGCGCCCGAAGTCGTGCGGGAGAAGCTGCGCACCATGGTCACGGATCCGGCCCGGAAGCGTCGCACCGACCCCGGCAACCCCGACGTCTGCCCGGTCTTCGACCTGCACCGGGCCTTCTCCCCCCCGGAGAGCCAGGACTGGGCCGCCGCCGGCTGCCGGAGCGCGGGCATCGGCTGCCTGGACTGCAAGGCGCGCCTGGCCAACCATCTGTTGGAGCGCCTGTCCCCTATCCATGCCCGCCGTCCTGAGTTTGCGGCCCACCCTGAGCGTGTCTGGGACATCCTGCACGAGGGGTCGAAACGGGCCCGGTCGGTCGCGGAAGCGACCCTGGCCGAGGTCCGGTCGGCCATGAAGATCGACTATCAGCGGCCCCCGAGGTGA
- a CDS encoding site-2 protease family protein: MGVTYYVVLLFSLSVHESAHGFMAWRMGDDTALRQGRVSLNPFVHIDPVGTLLIPLLQIFGPSGIPLLGWAKPTPVGAQNFRRLAQGHVLVAGAGPVSNLILAVIFTVLLLVTVRTGLVQGQDALPALILAVGIQMNVALAIFNLVPLPPLDGSWVASWGLPRSIAARYDRVVEPYGMWILLILFMTGLLGRVVQPLVSLLTDFLFRLAL; the protein is encoded by the coding sequence ATGGGGGTCACGTACTACGTGGTCCTGCTCTTCAGCCTCTCTGTCCACGAGTCGGCGCACGGCTTCATGGCCTGGCGGATGGGGGACGACACCGCCCTGCGCCAGGGCCGGGTGAGCCTGAACCCCTTCGTGCACATAGACCCCGTGGGAACCCTCCTCATCCCCCTCCTCCAGATCTTCGGACCCAGCGGCATCCCTCTCCTGGGCTGGGCCAAGCCCACGCCGGTCGGGGCCCAGAACTTCCGCCGCCTGGCCCAGGGGCACGTCCTGGTGGCGGGGGCGGGCCCGGTCTCGAACCTGATCCTGGCCGTGATCTTCACCGTGCTCCTGCTCGTCACCGTGCGCACGGGGCTGGTGCAGGGCCAGGACGCGTTGCCGGCCCTGATTCTTGCCGTCGGGATCCAGATGAACGTAGCCCTCGCCATCTTCAACCTCGTGCCCCTGCCTCCCCTCGACGGCTCCTGGGTGGCTTCCTGGGGCTTGCCCCGCAGCATCGCCGCCCGCTACGACCGCGTGGTGGAGCCCTACGGGATGTGGATCCTGCTCATCCTGTTCATGACCGGCCTCCTGGGCCGGGTCGTGCAACCCTTGGTTAGCCTGCTCACGGACTTCCTCTTCCGGCTCGCTCTCTAA
- the uvrC gene encoding excinuclease ABC subunit UvrC → MPLRDKLETLPLRPGVYLFKDAEGTILYVGKARVLRDRVRSYFQASRPTDPRLESLRAEIADLDLVLTDTEMEALALENNLIKRHRPRYNILLRDDKNHPYLKLTLSEEYPRLYVVRRPGEDGNAYGGPYIPASLGRKTASLTRKLFGVRSCREVLNGRRPRPCLQYQIKRCLAPCVAEICSLDRYRKACDDARLFLEGRTEEVVRRLRGEMEGAAGGDRFEEAASLRDQIRALERLETPQKITTTELEERDLFAAYGEGERAAVQVFSVRDGKVVAREGYLLDHLTEPESVLSSTLQQYYASGRYVPREILVPVEIPDRELLSSWLSARRGTQVRIRVPQRGEKFRLLDLVVRNARLAFDLEWRHPRRQSQEILRALRDLLDLEMEPRRIECFDISNIQGSDIVASMVAFEDGLPKKADYRKFRVKGVAGHPDDFASMREVVGRRYKRLLEEGKDLPELILIDGGKGQLGAAVSALEELGIGDQPVASLAKKEELIYLRGREAPFVLPRHSPVLQLVQRVRDEAHRFAVGFHRQARRARTLRSELDEIQGVGPTKRKKLLSRFGSVRGVRGASEAELRAAVGRATAAAIQAHFAKGV, encoded by the coding sequence GTGCCCCTGCGCGACAAGCTGGAGACCCTTCCTCTCCGGCCGGGCGTGTACCTCTTCAAGGACGCGGAGGGAACCATCCTCTACGTGGGCAAGGCGCGCGTGTTGCGCGACCGCGTCCGGTCTTACTTTCAGGCCTCGCGTCCCACCGACCCGCGCCTCGAGTCCTTGCGGGCGGAGATCGCCGACCTCGACCTCGTCCTCACCGACACCGAGATGGAGGCCCTGGCCCTCGAAAACAACCTCATCAAGCGTCATCGGCCACGCTACAACATTCTCCTCCGAGACGACAAGAATCATCCCTACCTGAAGCTGACCCTTTCCGAGGAGTACCCCCGGCTCTACGTGGTACGGCGGCCAGGGGAGGACGGCAACGCTTATGGCGGGCCCTACATTCCGGCCAGCTTGGGGCGGAAGACGGCTTCCCTGACCCGCAAGCTCTTCGGGGTCCGCTCCTGCCGGGAGGTCTTGAACGGGCGGCGGCCTCGGCCTTGCCTGCAATACCAGATCAAGCGCTGTCTCGCCCCCTGCGTGGCCGAGATCTGCTCCCTCGATCGCTACCGCAAAGCCTGCGACGACGCCCGGCTGTTCCTGGAGGGGCGCACGGAGGAGGTCGTGCGCCGGCTCCGGGGAGAGATGGAGGGGGCCGCGGGCGGGGACCGCTTCGAGGAGGCGGCCAGCCTGCGCGATCAGATCCGGGCCCTGGAGCGCCTGGAGACCCCCCAGAAGATCACCACCACCGAGCTCGAGGAGCGGGACCTCTTCGCGGCCTACGGGGAGGGGGAGCGGGCGGCGGTCCAGGTCTTTTCCGTCCGTGACGGGAAGGTGGTGGCCCGTGAGGGCTACCTCCTCGACCACCTCACCGAGCCCGAGTCCGTGCTCTCCTCTACCCTCCAGCAGTACTACGCGTCGGGCCGCTACGTCCCGCGCGAGATCCTCGTCCCCGTCGAGATCCCCGATCGGGAGCTACTCTCGTCCTGGCTCTCCGCCCGCCGGGGTACGCAGGTCCGGATCCGCGTCCCCCAGCGGGGCGAGAAGTTCCGGCTCTTGGACCTGGTCGTGCGCAATGCCCGCCTGGCCTTCGATCTGGAGTGGCGGCATCCCCGCCGGCAGTCCCAGGAGATCCTGCGCGCCCTCCGCGACCTTCTGGACCTGGAGATGGAGCCACGGCGCATCGAGTGCTTCGACATCTCGAACATCCAGGGCTCGGACATCGTGGCTTCCATGGTGGCCTTCGAGGACGGCCTGCCCAAGAAGGCCGACTACCGCAAGTTCCGGGTCAAGGGCGTGGCCGGCCACCCCGACGACTTCGCCTCCATGCGCGAGGTAGTGGGCCGGCGCTACAAGCGTTTGCTGGAGGAGGGCAAGGACCTGCCCGAGCTCATCCTCATCGACGGGGGCAAGGGCCAGCTGGGGGCGGCGGTCTCGGCCCTGGAGGAGCTCGGCATCGGCGACCAGCCGGTGGCCAGCCTGGCCAAGAAGGAGGAGCTCATCTACCTGCGCGGGCGCGAAGCCCCTTTCGTGCTCCCGCGCCACTCGCCCGTGCTCCAGCTCGTGCAGCGGGTCCGCGACGAGGCCCACCGGTTCGCGGTGGGCTTCCACCGCCAGGCCCGCCGCGCGCGCACGCTGCGCTCGGAGCTGGATGAGATCCAGGGGGTGGGACCGACCAAGCGCAAGAAGCTGCTCTCGCGCTTCGGCTCCGTGCGGGGCGTGCGGGGGGCGAGCGAAGCGGAGCTAAGGGCGGCGGTGGGCAGGGCCACGGCCGCAGCCATCCAGGCCCATTTCGCGAAGGGGGTCTGA
- the tsaA gene encoding tRNA (N6-threonylcarbamoyladenosine(37)-N6)-methyltransferase TrmO, which produces MERFSMRPVGYVRSPFTETRQIPKGRGARHEEEGTIELLPEFEKGLTHIEGFSHLFVIWAFDRAQGYELMGKPPIDDRPHGVFATRSPRRPNPIGLTVVALLGREGARLRVRGVDMLDGTPVLDLKPYLSSIPEEQLRRGWLAEAEARADRDRSS; this is translated from the coding sequence ATGGAGCGATTCTCGATGCGGCCGGTGGGCTACGTGCGCAGCCCGTTCACCGAGACGCGGCAAATTCCCAAGGGCCGCGGAGCGCGGCACGAGGAGGAGGGGACCATCGAGCTCCTCCCTGAATTCGAGAAGGGGCTCACCCACATCGAGGGCTTCTCCCACCTCTTTGTGATCTGGGCCTTCGATCGTGCCCAGGGCTACGAGCTCATGGGCAAGCCGCCCATCGACGACCGGCCCCACGGCGTCTTTGCCACCCGCTCCCCAAGGCGGCCCAACCCCATCGGGCTCACGGTGGTTGCGCTGCTGGGCCGGGAGGGCGCCCGGCTCCGGGTCCGCGGGGTGGACATGCTGGACGGCACGCCCGTCCTGGATCTGAAGCCCTATCTTTCCAGCATCCCCGAGGAGCAGCTTCGGCGCGGCTGGTTGGCGGAGGCGGAGGCCCGGGCCGATCGGGATCGCTCCTCCTAA